CATCCCCCTCTTCCAGCCCTTTCACGATCTCCACATCGGTGTCATTACGCGCGCCGATAACCACTTCACGCTCACGGGTTTCGCCGTTGCGCAGCAGCCTGACGTTATAGCGGTTGTTGCCAATAGGATCGCCCAGCGCCGACAGCGGGATGGTCAGGACATTTTTGACATCCGTGAGCTGAATATGGACCTGCGCGGTCATATCCAGGCGCAGGATCCCTTTCGGGTTAGGCACTTCAAAACGGGCATAGTAGAAAATCGCATCATTTACTTTTTCTGGCGTTGGGAGCACATCTTTGAGCTTACCTTCGTAGCGCGTCTGCGGATCGCCCAGTACGGTAAACCAGGCCTTTTGCCCAGGATGCAGGTGAATCACATCTGCCTCGGAAACCTGTGCTTTCACCAGCATAGTGCTCATATCTGCCAGCGTCAGAATGTTAGGTGCCTGCTGGGCTGCAATAACGGTTTGCCCCTGCAGGGTTGTTATTTGTGTTACTTCGCCAGCCATTGGCGCGACGATGCGGGTGTAATCAAGGTTGGTTTTTGCGGTATCGAGAGAGGCCTGATTACGCTTAATTTGTGCGTCAATTGTGCCGATTTGCGCCTGTTTTACCGCCATTTCGGTGGCTGCGGTGTCGAGATCTTGCTGTGAGACCGCCTGGGTTTTCGCCAGTTGCTGCTGGCGAGCAAGCGTTACCCGCGCCAGTTTCCACTCGGCTTCAGCCTGTAAACGCTGGGCGCGTAATTCCATCAGCGTCGCTTCCACCTCTTTAATCTGGTTTTGCGCCTGTTCAGGATCGATAACGCCGAGCAACTGATCTTTTTTTACTTTATCGCCAATCGCGACCGACAGCGTTTTTAACTGCCCGCTGACCTGCGCCCCGACGTCAACTTTACGCAGCGCATCCAGCTTACCGGTAGCCAGTACGCTTTGCTGCAGATCGCCTGGACGAACAATTAATGTTTGATACTGAGGTAAAGGCGCATTAAGCGTTCGCCAAAGTGCAATTACCACCACAATAAGGATGATGGCGAAGAGAAAATAGCGTTTTTTGATTTTTCCCTTGAGCTTCATAAATGTCCCAATTTCCCCCAATACGTCCACCAGAGTGAAGTGTTAAACATCAACGTTAAATAAATAGCCGTTGAAAAACGCAAGAATAACAGAGTTATTGATGAATGGTTAAGATCCGCTGTGCTGAAATTAGTACCAGAGTATCCATCGGATTGTTATTATGAGCCAGCTAACTGACAGCACTTTTCTTTCCACCAAACCCGTTACCAGCTTTGGACTTTTTTACAGCCTGAGTAGAGGTCATTTACGACCTGCACATTGCTGGGATAAACGCAGCTTTCGTCGTAAGTTTATCTGGCGTTCTCTGTTGATACCTCGCCTCACTCAGGAATGGATGACAGAACTCGCCCAATGGCCGGATCTAGAAAACCTGCTCGCCCGTCAGCCCCGCTTGCCGGTTCGGTTACACCGCCCTTACCTTGCCGCAAACTTCACTCGTAAAATGCGTTTAGATGCGGTGCGTTTTCATTACCATGTTATCCACCACGCATTCTTACCCGCTGAATTAAGCGCCTTATTAAGCAATGACGGCTTAAGGCTGGCGCAAATTGAAGGCAAAGACGATTTATTTACCGTAACCATGATGATGTTCCCGGTACTGGATAAAGAGGGAGAAAGCACCATTCAGGTGCAAAATGGTGACGGAGAAGTGCTGACCAAAATGACATTTACGTTCTGCGAATATAATGGGAAAAGTACGTTATTCATTGGCGGCGTACAGGGCAATTCGCAACTTCCACATGAAGCAATACAAAAAGCGACGAAGTCCTGTCACGGAATTTTCCCCAAACGTATTATTATGGAAGTCATTTGCCGTTTAGCAGAACAGTTGAATATCGAAAAGGTCATGGCGGTCAGCAATGAACAACATATCTTTCGCAGTGCGCGTTACCACGATAAAAACAAGGTGATCCTTTCCGACTACAACGCATTTTGGGAGTCGGTTGGCGGCGAGTGCGACAGCCACGGCTACTACCATATCCCTCGCACAATGGCGCGAAAAACCGAGGCGGAAATTGCCAGCAAAAAACGCGCAGAATACCGCCGCCGCTATCAGCTACTGGACAGCATCCACCTACAGTTGTCGTCGATGTTTCGCCACTAATCTGCTCTGCCGCGTGCCAGCCACAGCACGCGGGAAAACATTTTGCGCAGCAGCGTTGGCACCGCGTCAACGCCGCGCCGCCCAGCCTCCATCGCTACCTCAATGGCCAAATCCGGTTTTGACGACCGATGTATGGCCTTCGAGATAATTTTGCGCATATTCATGGGCACGTTTTCCGGAATTTGCGCTACCCGGTGAAAGACGTCAGCAAACCCCTGGCGATACATAAAGTGTTCCATATCCAGCGCGGGAAGCATGGTCAAATGCTCACGCTCTGCCTCTTTGTCGTCATTCAGTAAGCTACGTACCGTGGCCGCATACTTTTTCCCGGCTTCATCACCATCGACCAGCACATGCCACTCGATTCCCATCCGGCGGGCGAACTTAACCAGCGGCTTAAGACCGGACTGGGCAAATTCAATCACTTTGATACCTTCCGCATCAAAATGGTGTCCGCACTGGCGGGCCAGTTCGTTTATGACCCAGGTTTCCGTTTCACCTTCGACCAATAGCCAGCAGCGAGCAAACAACGACGATGCCCGATTAAAACGAATATGAAAGGCAATTCGTCGACCATCTTCTGCACTGATCCCACCCGGCCCAAGCCGCCAGGCGGCGACGCGGGATGACTCACGTACCAAACGGACGACATGTTCCACAGGCGTTAGGGACAACAGTTCACCGGAATTGGTGGTTGCCACCCGCTGCAGAGGGAGAAGATTCAGCAGATGCCACGCAACCGACAGCATAATAGGATGTAAACGCGTTTCCGGGTCTTCTACCAACAGTAAGGGCCGGGCGTCTTTATCCAGCCTAAGCGTGCCTTTAGCCTGCAACAACGTGGAAAACAGTCCCAACAGGATCACCCGGTGCGTGCGTCCACCGGGTTTATCAATCATGCGGTTAATAATATCCAGATAGCGCCAGCTCCGTTGTTCATTATTGGAACGACGGCGCATCAAACGATAGCGAGACTGACCTGAACCCTGCTCAGAAAAATAGTGCTCCAACAGTTGTACCATAGCCGAGAGTCCCTGACGTATCTGCCCATCAGTCAGGTTTTGCGGTCGGGTAGCCAGCTCGCGCGCCAGAAAATCCAGTTGCCGCGCGGTCACTTCGACATCTGCCGAATCCGGCACCGTTCCGTTACGGATCCGCCGCATAAACCGCGCATCGCGCAGGCGTAGAACCGGCATCAGACGCACGAGGTGTCGCGCCATATCGTTGATGTCGTCAAGAGCGAACGGATGGCCCTCGCCATCAAGAAAACTGCGTAACGTCAGAACGCTACCGTCATCCGCACACTCGCCTTCCAGACGATAGAAAATGCGGTGATACCCATCCTGGCACGGCGCCCAGCAGGCTTCCAGAGGACGATAGCGACGCACCCGGTGGCGTCCCGGTTGAGACTCCCGAAACGTCAGAATAATGTGCAGATGATGCTCCCGGCCCTGTATATCGCCCGGCGGGAACCAAAAATCTTCGCGCTCAAAGTGGTACAAATCAGTTTCCGGCGACAGCAGCAGGGTTAAGGCATCCAGCAGACTGGACTTACCCCACGCGTTCTCCCCTATCAGCACGTTGCTCTGCTCCAGCATCAACGACAGACGGTTAATACCACGAAATCCAACAATCTCAACGCGTTCGAGAATCATATAGCCTCCGGAAATGCTAACTTTTTCCTTCAAGTTATCAGGAGTATAACGGTAAGCGGGTGCTCAGGACACCCGATATCATCCGGGTAATAATCGCCAAGGCAAAAAAATTAAGAAAATTCTCCTTATGTTTTCCCCGGAATATTATTTCAGAACTCAATCATCGCCTTTTTGCTAATTGAACTATGCTTCATTCATCCAATATTCAAAAAGGAATCACAACATATTGCCTTAAATCAAATTTTTTCATCAATTTAACTGGCGAAGGGATGATGTTTTTTTCTAAAATACCCGCTCTTTCATCATCGTCCCTTTTAGCGATGAATTACCGGGCAAGGAACACGAACCCGGAACTTTTAATTGAGGTGGTTATGTTCAGGAAATTAGCAGCCGAATTCTTCGGTACGTTTTGGCTCGTCTTTGGTGGGTGCGGTAGCGCAGTTCTGGCCGCAGCATTCCCGGAGTTGGGTATTGGATTTGCAGGTGTCGCACTGGCATTTGGTCTGACCGTATTGACCATGGCATTCGCCGTAGGTCATATTTCCGGTGGTCACTTTAACCCGGCAGTAACCTTCGGTTTATGGGCAGGCGGTCGCTTCCCGGCAAAAGACGTTATTGGTTACGTTATTGCTCAGGTAGTGGGCGGTATTGTCGCCGCTGCGGCACTGTATCTTATTGCCAGCGGTAAAGCGGGTTTTGATGCCACTGCCAGTGGTTTTGCCTCAAACGGCTTTGGTGAACATTCACCAGGCGGTTATTCCATGCTTTCTGCCGTGGTAATTGAAATTATTCTGACCGCTGGTTTCTTATTAGTGATCCACGGCGCAACAGATAAACATGCTCCGGCAGGTTTTGCACCCATTGCGATCGGTCTGGCGTTAACCTTGATTCACTTGATCAGTATTCCGGTTACCAACACGTCGGTAAACCCGGCTCGTAGCACCGCTGTCGCTATCTTCCAGGGCGGCTGGGCGTTACAGCAATTGTGGTTCTTCTGGGTTATGCCGATTATCGGTGGGGTCCTCGGCGGTCTTATTTACCGTACCCTGCTCGAAAAACGCGATTAATCGCTAACAAAAAGGCCTGATGAAAGTCAGGCCTTTTTTTCCTCGCTATATTTCCTTTTATTTGCAACTTTACTCCCCTCTTTGCTTTCAGTAGTGTGTGCAGGCGCATTTCGTTTTACTTCTCAGCAAGGACCGGGTTTTCATGTTTTCAGGGCTGTTAATCATTCTGGTTCCCCTTATTGTGGGCTACCTTATTCCGCTTCGACACAGGGCTGCATTAAAACTTATCAATCGCCTGTTGAGCTGGATCGTTTACCTTATTCTCTTTTTTATGGGTATCAGCCTGGCGTTTCTGGATAACCTCACCAGCAACCTGTTAGCCATTCTTCATTATTCTGCCGTCAGCGTGACGGTGATTATGCTGTGTAATATCGCGGCACTGTTCTGGCTGGAACGTTCTCTGCCGTGGCGACATAACCACAAGCAAGAAAAGCTCCCCTCGCGAATCGCAATGGCGCTTGAGTCGCTCCAGCTTTGTGGCGTCGTTGTCGTCGGCTTCCTGCTCGGCCTCACCGGTCTTTCCATTTTGCAGCACGCCACCGAAGCCAGCGAATATACATTAATCTTTTTACTGTTCCTGGTGGGGATCCAACTGCGCAACAGCGGTATGACCTTAAAGCAAATTGTGCTTAATCGCCGGGGAATGATTGTTGCGGTTGTCGTCGTCGCCAGTTCGATGTTGGCGGGGGTTATCAATGCGTTGATTCTCGGCCTGCCGGTGAAAACGGCGCTGGCGATGGCGTCAGGTTTTGGCTGGTATTCCCTGTCCGGTATTCTGTTGACCGAATCGTTTGGGCCGGTGATTGGTAGTGCCGCTTTCTTTAACGATCTGGCCCGTGAACTGATCGCCATTATGTTGATTCCGGGAATGGTAGGCCGTAGTCGCTCTACCGCGTTGGGGCTATGTGGCGCGACATCAATGGATTTCACACTGCCCGTTTTACAACGCAGCGGCGGTCTCGAGATGGTTCCGGCAGCCATCGTGCACGGCTTTATTCTGAGTCTGTTAGTGCCTCTGCTGATGGCGTTTTTCTCCGCCTGATACCCGAACAAATACCTCTCTGGCGGTAGTCGGCTACCGCCAAAATTGCGCTAAATCAATCTCCCTGCAAGTTGTAGCAGAAATCCCTTTTATCCCTTCGCGCACAGGCATAACCTTAAACATGTATATTAAATATAACTTTAAAAGGTGTGACCATGTTTTGTGTGCAATGTGAACAAACCATCCGTACTCCGGCAGGAAACGGCTGCTCTTACGCGCAGGGTATGTGCGGTAAAACGGCTGAAACCTCCGATTTGCAGGATCTGCTGATTGCTTCCCTACAAGGTCTGTCTGCATGGGCTGTTAAAGCACGTGAATACGGCATCATCGACCATGAGGTTGATAACTTTGCGCCGCGTGCGTTCTTCTCCACGCTGACCAACGTAAACTTCGATTCTCCACGTATTGTTGGCTATGCCCGTGAAGCTATCGCCATGCGCGACGCCCTGAAAGCGCAATGTCTGAACATCGACGCGAACGCAACGGTCACCAACCCGATGGCCGATCTGCAACTGGTCAGCGACGACCTGGGCGACCTGCAGCGTCAGGCCGCTGAATTTACCCCGAACAAAGACAAAGCAGCCATCGGCGAGAACATTCTCGGCCTGCGTCTGCTGTGCCTGTACGGCCTGAAAGGTGCAGCAGCTTACATGGAGCACGCGCACGTTCTCGGTCAGTACGACAACGATATCTATGCTCAATACCACAAAATCATGGCGTGGCTGGGTACCTGGCCTTCCGATATGAACGCTCTGCTGGAGTGTTCAATGGAAATCGGCCAGATGAACTTCAAAGTGATGAGCATTCTGGACGCCGGTGAAACCACCAAATACGGTCACCCGACCCCGACTCAGGTCAACGTAAAAGCTACCGAAGGTAAGTGCATCCTGATTTCCGGTCACGACCTGAAAGATCTTTACAACCTGCTGGAACAAACCGAAGGCACCGGCGTTAACGTCTATACCCACGGTGAAATGCTGCCAGCACACGGCTACCCGGAACTGCGTAAATTCAAACACCTGATCGGTAACTACGGCAGCGGCTGGCAGAATCAGCAGGTTGAATTCGCCCGCTTCCCAGGTCCAATCGTGATGACCTCTAACTGCATCATCGACCCAACCGTTGGCGCCTACGACGACCGTATCTGGACCCGCAGCATTGTCGGTTGGCCGGGTGTGAGCCATCTCGAAGGTGACAACTTCGGTCCGGTTATCGCACAGGCACAGCAAATGGCTGGCTTCCCGTATAGCGAAATTCCGCACCTGATCACCGTAGGTTTCGGTCGTCAGACCCTGCTGGGCGCTGCTGATACGCTGATCGACCTGGTCAGCCGCGAAAAACTGCGTCATATCTTCCTGGTAGGCGGTTGTGACGGCGCTCGCGGTGAACGTAACTACTTCACCGACTTCGCAACCAGCGTGCCGGACGACTGCCTGATCCTGACCCTGGCGTGCGGTAAATACCGTTTCAACAAGCTGGAGTTCGGCGATATCGAAGGTCTGCCGCGTCTGGTGGATGCCGGTCAGTGTAACGATGCATACTCTGCCATCATTCTGGCGGTGACCCTGGCTGAGAAACTGGGCTGTGGGGTGAACGATCTGCCGCTATCTCTGGTGCTCTCCTGGTTCGAACAGAAAGCGATTGTGATTCTGCTGACTCTGCTGTCTCTGGGTGTGAAAAACATCGTCACAGGCCCGACTGCGCCAGGCTTCTTCACACCGGACCTGCTGGCCGTTCTCAACGAGAAGTTTGGTCTGCGTTCCGTGACCACCGTTGAAGAAGACATGAAGCAATTGCTGAGCGCGTAAGGAGTAAAGAATGACAATGCCAACTCATCAGTGCCCATGGCGGATGCAGGTTCATCACATCCATCAGGAAACGCCGGATGTATGGACAATTTCGTTGCTGTGTCACGACTATTATCCGTACCGCGCCGGGCAGTATGCACTGGTCAGCGTACGTAATTCAGCGGACACGCTGCGTGCTTACACCATCTCTTCAACGCCGGGCGTTAGCGAATACATCACGCTGACCATCCGCCGGATTGACGATGGCGCAGGCTCACAGTGGTTAACCCGCGACGTGAAGCGCGGCGACTATATCTGGCTGTCCGATGCAATGGGTGAATTCACCTGTGAAGATAAAGCGGAGGACAAGTTCCTGATGCTGGCCGCCGGCTGTGGCGTTACGCCAATCATGTCAATGCGTCGCTGGTTGGCAAAGTACCGTCCAGAGGTCGATGTGCAGGTTATCTTTAACGTGCGCTCGCCAAAAGATGTCATTTTTGCCGAAGAGTGGCGTCAGTATCCGGTCACGCTGGTTGCCGAAAATAACGCGACCCATGGCTTTGTTTCCGGTCGACTGACCACCGAACTGCTGCAAAGCATTCCGGACCTCGCCTCGCGCACCGTGATGACCTGTGGCCCGGCACCGTATATGGATCTGGTCGAGAAAGAAGTCAAAGCGCTGGGCGTGACGCGCTTCTTTAAAGAACAGTTCTTCACCCCGGTGGCTGAAGCAGCCACCAGCGGTCTGAAGTTCACCAAACTGCAGCCAGCGAAAGCGTTTTATGCGCCGGTGGGTAGTACGCTGCTGGAGGCGCTGGAAAGCAATAAAGTTCCGGTTGTCGCCGCATGCCGCGCGGGCGTATGCGGCTGCTGCAAAACCAAAGTGGTTGACGGTAACTACACGGTCAGCAGCACCATGACGCTGACCGACGCAGAAATCGCTGAAGGTTATGTGCTGGCCTGCTCCTGCCATCCGCAGGGTGACTTAGTGCTGGCGTAATTGTTTAAAACCTGATGTAAAAAAGCCATCTGATTAAATCAGATGGCTTTTTTTACGGCATGTCGGCTCAATCAGGACACGCTATTTCCGTCATCACGGCCTCATTAATCTCACTAATTAGATCGGAAGGTAATGATTTTTTTATATCACGATCGACGAATACACGAATAAAATATTTGATACTTTGATATTGATCCAACTTATCACCACACTGGTCTAATGACTTTGTTTTATAGGTATTATCAATGTTCTTGACCAACAGTTTCACTTCGGTCTTGTCAATATCTTTAAATGCATTATCGGATACAACATCAATTGCATATTGATGTTGTTCTAAATAGCGCTCCAGAATAGGAGTTAACTTAGCGTGCAAATTTTCCTTTAACTTTCCATTTCCCTTATCTGTAATACTGGCATCCTTAAGGAAATGCTTGGCTTCATAAATTTTCGACCATGGATGTCGATTAATAATATCGTCCAGTATTTTCTTATTTATGCCTTCGGTTTCAGTTATCTCAACCCACTCTGCAACCTTTTCATTCAAAAAATAATCATCACTACAGTTAATATAAAACTCGCCTAATGAATCAATCCCTCTCTTATCTAGTTCAAGTACATTTTCATCGTTAAGGTCTGAGATAATAAGGTTTTCATTATGCTTTTCCAGCATATTCTCACATAATTTATTTAGCATTGATGAAAATGCTCGATTGGTTTTATGAAAATAAACCTGGGCGAATAAACCAGAACGCGCACCAATAAACTCAGCGATAGAATCTATACCACTTTCCTTATAGGCAAGATATATTTTGCCATCTTCTTCGACAGGCACTACAGACATAAACAAGCGATTATAATCATAGATACCACATTTAACACCAGAAAAATAGCTATCCCTAAGCAAATAATCCATTCTGTCTGCATCTATTGGGCATGATGATATTATCGAAGTCATCAACGGAAGGATATCCACTTCTCTGTCATTTACTGTCGTTACAATAGATTGATTTCCATATCTTTTATCTATTACTTTAAAGATATTGTCAACTTTTACTTCCGGACTTATTTTACCTTCTTTTTTTAGTTCATTGAATATTACAAGAGTGAATATCAAAGATAATTGTTCGTGTTCAACCTGTTCTTTCTCACAGGTTAGCACTTTGAGAATATCATGATACTCATCATCTATAAGAGCAGTTAACTGCTCTTTATTCGGCATGAAACTATCAAATTGGTGAGACATAGGACCATGCCCGATGTCATGCATCAGCGCGGCAAGCCTCAACTCTTGAACATTGTGCGCGGGGATCGCATTTATTCCGCTAAACACATGTCCATCATTATATTTTTTTCCATAACGAATAGCATTGAGATGCAAGTTTTGCAGTATTTCATACGATAAATGAAGAACACCTAAAGAGTGTTCAAAACGACTATGAACTGCAGATGGAAATACTTTATACAAAAAAGAATTTTGTTTAATATTACGTAGGCGTTGGTATAGCGGGTGGTTGATAAAATCAATTTCTGTTGCCGTCAAACGTATAATGCCATGTATCGGATCAAGAATCTTTCGCGCTAACTCATTTTCAATACTCATCGTTAGAATCTCCACAGTCAAAATTATTTAATTAAATGATCGGATGCTCATATTTAGACTCAATAACTTCACTCATCAAACGAATTAGGTCAACATTTTTTTGGCATCAGACATTATTATTTGCCGATGTTGATTCGAAATTGTGATGAATGACCACCAGTCACCTAAACATTAACAGGTAGTATGGTCCATTAAGACTGCGTCCATTCATATGCAAAGCTATAATTTCCGCGTTCGATCTCGATTTCTTCTTTGAATTGTTCGAACGTATAATTTCTTGGATAGTAGGAGAACGCTTTTAAATAAAAGAAATTTTCTATGGACATGAATTCTTTAGAGAGTTTCTTAGCTTCCTTTACGCTCTGTTGATAGGTCAATGTTTCACTAAGATGGAAATTTGTGACACCTAAAAAACTTTCTTCTTCACAAATAGAGGCACCATGTTGACATAGACTATCAATAAATTCCTGTTTATTATCATCCCAACCAAACGCAGATACAACGCCACATGAAACCCCATAAATATATGGTCTATGCTTTTCTAACCACTCACGTGTTTCTGTAATTGAATCAATACTTTCTCCAGCATACAGCATAATATTAACTTTAGTTTTGATACCATTTTCGTGGCAAAGTTTTAATAGCTCAGACGCTCTTTTCAAATAGTTTTCGGGTCGCCTTGCCTTTTCCATTTTGCGTAGCTGAGCTGGGCTGGCACTTTCCAGACCAAGGTCGATTACCCCCATACCTGCTTTTGCCAAAAGTGGGATTATTTTGTTGGGTAGCGAATCAACACGACACTCCGCACGCCAGAAGAACGGTTTGCATTTACTTCTTTCATCAATCAATTCCTTCAACCATTCTTCTGTGGGAGAAAAAAGGGAAGCCTCAAAATAAGGCGTCATCTC
The Citrobacter arsenatis DNA segment above includes these coding regions:
- the macA gene encoding macrolide transporter subunit MacA; this translates as MKLKGKIKKRYFLFAIILIVVVIALWRTLNAPLPQYQTLIVRPGDLQQSVLATGKLDALRKVDVGAQVSGQLKTLSVAIGDKVKKDQLLGVIDPEQAQNQIKEVEATLMELRAQRLQAEAEWKLARVTLARQQQLAKTQAVSQQDLDTAATEMAVKQAQIGTIDAQIKRNQASLDTAKTNLDYTRIVAPMAGEVTQITTLQGQTVIAAQQAPNILTLADMSTMLVKAQVSEADVIHLHPGQKAWFTVLGDPQTRYEGKLKDVLPTPEKVNDAIFYYARFEVPNPKGILRLDMTAQVHIQLTDVKNVLTIPLSALGDPIGNNRYNVRLLRNGETREREVVIGARNDTDVEIVKGLEEGDEVITGEGNAGAAK
- a CDS encoding VirK/YbjX family protein, coding for MSQLTDSTFLSTKPVTSFGLFYSLSRGHLRPAHCWDKRSFRRKFIWRSLLIPRLTQEWMTELAQWPDLENLLARQPRLPVRLHRPYLAANFTRKMRLDAVRFHYHVIHHAFLPAELSALLSNDGLRLAQIEGKDDLFTVTMMMFPVLDKEGESTIQVQNGDGEVLTKMTFTFCEYNGKSTLFIGGVQGNSQLPHEAIQKATKSCHGIFPKRIIMEVICRLAEQLNIEKVMAVSNEQHIFRSARYHDKNKVILSDYNAFWESVGGECDSHGYYHIPRTMARKTEAEIASKKRAEYRRRYQLLDSIHLQLSSMFRH
- a CDS encoding ATP-dependent endonuclease; amino-acid sequence: MILERVEIVGFRGINRLSLMLEQSNVLIGENAWGKSSLLDALTLLLSPETDLYHFEREDFWFPPGDIQGREHHLHIILTFRESQPGRHRVRRYRPLEACWAPCQDGYHRIFYRLEGECADDGSVLTLRSFLDGEGHPFALDDINDMARHLVRLMPVLRLRDARFMRRIRNGTVPDSADVEVTARQLDFLARELATRPQNLTDGQIRQGLSAMVQLLEHYFSEQGSGQSRYRLMRRRSNNEQRSWRYLDIINRMIDKPGGRTHRVILLGLFSTLLQAKGTLRLDKDARPLLLVEDPETRLHPIMLSVAWHLLNLLPLQRVATTNSGELLSLTPVEHVVRLVRESSRVAAWRLGPGGISAEDGRRIAFHIRFNRASSLFARCWLLVEGETETWVINELARQCGHHFDAEGIKVIEFAQSGLKPLVKFARRMGIEWHVLVDGDEAGKKYAATVRSLLNDDKEAEREHLTMLPALDMEHFMYRQGFADVFHRVAQIPENVPMNMRKIISKAIHRSSKPDLAIEVAMEAGRRGVDAVPTLLRKMFSRVLWLARGRAD
- the aqpZ gene encoding aquaporin Z — protein: MFRKLAAEFFGTFWLVFGGCGSAVLAAAFPELGIGFAGVALAFGLTVLTMAFAVGHISGGHFNPAVTFGLWAGGRFPAKDVIGYVIAQVVGGIVAAAALYLIASGKAGFDATASGFASNGFGEHSPGGYSMLSAVVIEIILTAGFLLVIHGATDKHAPAGFAPIAIGLALTLIHLISIPVTNTSVNPARSTAVAIFQGGWALQQLWFFWVMPIIGGVLGGLIYRTLLEKRD
- a CDS encoding lysine exporter LysO family protein; this translates as MFSGLLIILVPLIVGYLIPLRHRAALKLINRLLSWIVYLILFFMGISLAFLDNLTSNLLAILHYSAVSVTVIMLCNIAALFWLERSLPWRHNHKQEKLPSRIAMALESLQLCGVVVVGFLLGLTGLSILQHATEASEYTLIFLLFLVGIQLRNSGMTLKQIVLNRRGMIVAVVVVASSMLAGVINALILGLPVKTALAMASGFGWYSLSGILLTESFGPVIGSAAFFNDLARELIAIMLIPGMVGRSRSTALGLCGATSMDFTLPVLQRSGGLEMVPAAIVHGFILSLLVPLLMAFFSA
- the hcp gene encoding hydroxylamine reductase — its product is MFCVQCEQTIRTPAGNGCSYAQGMCGKTAETSDLQDLLIASLQGLSAWAVKAREYGIIDHEVDNFAPRAFFSTLTNVNFDSPRIVGYAREAIAMRDALKAQCLNIDANATVTNPMADLQLVSDDLGDLQRQAAEFTPNKDKAAIGENILGLRLLCLYGLKGAAAYMEHAHVLGQYDNDIYAQYHKIMAWLGTWPSDMNALLECSMEIGQMNFKVMSILDAGETTKYGHPTPTQVNVKATEGKCILISGHDLKDLYNLLEQTEGTGVNVYTHGEMLPAHGYPELRKFKHLIGNYGSGWQNQQVEFARFPGPIVMTSNCIIDPTVGAYDDRIWTRSIVGWPGVSHLEGDNFGPVIAQAQQMAGFPYSEIPHLITVGFGRQTLLGAADTLIDLVSREKLRHIFLVGGCDGARGERNYFTDFATSVPDDCLILTLACGKYRFNKLEFGDIEGLPRLVDAGQCNDAYSAIILAVTLAEKLGCGVNDLPLSLVLSWFEQKAIVILLTLLSLGVKNIVTGPTAPGFFTPDLLAVLNEKFGLRSVTTVEEDMKQLLSA
- the hcr gene encoding NADH oxidoreductase, with product MTMPTHQCPWRMQVHHIHQETPDVWTISLLCHDYYPYRAGQYALVSVRNSADTLRAYTISSTPGVSEYITLTIRRIDDGAGSQWLTRDVKRGDYIWLSDAMGEFTCEDKAEDKFLMLAAGCGVTPIMSMRRWLAKYRPEVDVQVIFNVRSPKDVIFAEEWRQYPVTLVAENNATHGFVSGRLTTELLQSIPDLASRTVMTCGPAPYMDLVEKEVKALGVTRFFKEQFFTPVAEAATSGLKFTKLQPAKAFYAPVGSTLLEALESNKVPVVAACRAGVCGCCKTKVVDGNYTVSSTMTLTDAEIAEGYVLACSCHPQGDLVLA
- a CDS encoding HD domain-containing protein; this encodes MSIENELARKILDPIHGIIRLTATEIDFINHPLYQRLRNIKQNSFLYKVFPSAVHSRFEHSLGVLHLSYEILQNLHLNAIRYGKKYNDGHVFSGINAIPAHNVQELRLAALMHDIGHGPMSHQFDSFMPNKEQLTALIDDEYHDILKVLTCEKEQVEHEQLSLIFTLVIFNELKKEGKISPEVKVDNIFKVIDKRYGNQSIVTTVNDREVDILPLMTSIISSCPIDADRMDYLLRDSYFSGVKCGIYDYNRLFMSVVPVEEDGKIYLAYKESGIDSIAEFIGARSGLFAQVYFHKTNRAFSSMLNKLCENMLEKHNENLIISDLNDENVLELDKRGIDSLGEFYINCSDDYFLNEKVAEWVEITETEGINKKILDDIINRHPWSKIYEAKHFLKDASITDKGNGKLKENLHAKLTPILERYLEQHQYAIDVVSDNAFKDIDKTEVKLLVKNIDNTYKTKSLDQCGDKLDQYQSIKYFIRVFVDRDIKKSLPSDLISEINEAVMTEIACPD
- a CDS encoding B12-binding domain-containing radical SAM protein; this encodes MNTVFFISAGQLRIKKEKNISNQKNMYLNYGLLSLATVVSRAGYHSSVFHGDFSSPEVFFAELISNGVLETQYPIYISIPSYYALTWAQELTSLLKKQINNKIYIGGRWVIDDDKEKLKAEFPFADEVISGMGENKILATITGVDDYTDYRHQPLDYSLLNNRRYYQPSIEVSRGCGKGCVFCQEKHEPLGSLKSPKSIINEYNQLLLKDELREMTPYFEASLFSPTEEWLKELIDERSKCKPFFWRAECRVDSLPNKIIPLLAKAGMGVIDLGLESASPAQLRKMEKARRPENYLKRASELLKLCHENGIKTKVNIMLYAGESIDSITETREWLEKHRPYIYGVSCGVVSAFGWDDNKQEFIDSLCQHGASICEEESFLGVTNFHLSETLTYQQSVKEAKKLSKEFMSIENFFYLKAFSYYPRNYTFEQFKEEIEIERGNYSFAYEWTQS